In Tubulanus polymorphus chromosome 2, tnTubPoly1.2, whole genome shotgun sequence, a single window of DNA contains:
- the LOC141900466 gene encoding uncharacterized protein LOC141900466 — protein MEPVVLKSSDGLKTVDIIPMLLKLRGLDLNVDRPTAFARFERLKPLEAAPRKYVDDAVFSLTGKKMNDLLTLVDWEETEGPLLARHLIIFANENANKLPQVPKKRKSVPAPSTSTVGAESDAVTPDGVLNRTKNC, from the exons ATGGAACCGGTGGTTTTAAAATCGTCAGACGGTTTGAAAACGGTGGACATCATCCCCATGTTATTGAAATTAAGAGGGTTAGATTTGAACGTAGATCGGCCTACAGCCTTCGCTAGGTTCGAAAGGCTTAAGCCACTAGAAGCGGCACCGAGGAAGTATGTGGATGATGCGGTATTTTCTCTGACTGGTAAAAAGATGAATGATCTGTTAACGCTGGTGGACTGGGAGGAGACGGAAGGTCCGCTGCTAGCGCGCCACTTGATAATTTTTGCTAACGAGAACGCGAACAAGCTCCCTCAGGTACCAAAGAAAAGGAAGTCTGTGCCCGCACCTAGTACAAGCACGGTCGGTGCGGAGAGTGATGCGGTAACCCCAGATGGGGTTCTGAACCG GACAAAAAATTGTTAA